A section of the Quatrionicoccus australiensis genome encodes:
- a CDS encoding ABC transporter permease, translating to MKQLWLTAKLDIVESLRARWFQIYTLIFGGIVALLFLFGLTESRVLGFIGLSRLLVTYIQLTMAILPIFVLITTVRSVAGDREAGVFEYLLSLPVSLFAWFWGKIIGRYIVVFAPVFLAMLAAVGWATIQGIEVPWAIFGYYSALLAVMSACFLGIGMLISALARSTDMAQGAAFMVWLGLLLFLDLILLGVMIQGKVAPEVAVMLALLNPLQVFRTAALAMFDPQLIVLGPSAYVVLDLFGAEGFRLFALVYPTLIGLLSACAGYFVFKRGDLP from the coding sequence ATGAAACAACTGTGGTTGACCGCCAAGCTCGATATCGTCGAATCCCTGCGTGCACGCTGGTTCCAGATCTACACGCTGATCTTCGGCGGCATCGTTGCGCTGCTCTTCCTGTTCGGCCTGACCGAGTCGCGCGTGCTCGGCTTCATCGGCCTGTCGCGCCTGCTCGTCACCTACATCCAGCTGACCATGGCGATCCTGCCCATCTTCGTGCTGATCACCACGGTGCGCTCGGTGGCCGGCGACCGCGAGGCGGGCGTCTTCGAATACCTGTTGTCGCTGCCGGTGTCGCTGTTCGCGTGGTTCTGGGGCAAGATCATCGGCCGCTACATCGTCGTCTTCGCGCCGGTCTTCCTCGCCATGCTGGCCGCGGTCGGTTGGGCGACCATCCAGGGCATCGAGGTGCCGTGGGCGATCTTCGGCTATTACAGCGCCTTGCTCGCCGTGATGTCGGCCTGCTTCCTCGGCATCGGCATGCTGATCTCGGCCCTGGCGCGCAGTACCGACATGGCGCAGGGCGCCGCCTTCATGGTCTGGCTCGGCCTGCTCCTCTTCCTCGACCTGATCCTGCTCGGTGTCATGATCCAGGGCAAGGTGGCGCCCGAAGTCGCCGTCATGCTCGCCCTGCTCAATCCGCTGCAGGTCTTCCGCACCGCGGCGCTCGCCATGTTCGACCCGCAACTGATCGTGCTCGGGCCGTCCGCCTACGTCGTACTCGACCTGTTCGGCGCCGAGGGCTTCCGCCTGTTCGCACTGGTCTATCCGACGCTGATCGGCCTGCTCAGCGCCTGCGCCGGTTACTTCGTCTTCAAGCGCGGTGATCTGCCGTGA